The following are from one region of the Stanieria cyanosphaera PCC 7437 genome:
- a CDS encoding alpha/beta hydrolase: MLKNRQNQFWSVLKKFYLFSLLFLIPGIAFNFFTATPTIAAEKITLSWGLLKFSLSVKSLETFARSGKVEPELNFFLTKIKPEQKQKIQNFLQAKYEVKPVTVARLAYTSVGTKLLQNLGEIIQTPQKENGFYSLRSAVILAAANPEGITPIALLNHLPTDIEINLVKLIKLAKQVNHLLQQTEQFVAHLDETNIREDAHQTNQIYQLKKAGKFKVEQQTIYLEDRQRNRSITLDLYLPKLTSTSIPVIIISNGLGARRDRFEELAQHLTSYGFAVIIPDHPGSDRERQLAFFQGLYRENFDAAEFINRPLDISFILDQLERSNQFQFNHLLNLKQVGIFGYSFGGATALSLAGAEINFEQLTKNCSSSTNLLNISLLYQCRALELSRKQVSLRDKRVKAVYLFVPFSNSLFGKAQMKQINIPVLWEASDQDIITPLLLEQLPSFSKLKTTNQYLVIATGMPHTYITRSKQQDKSAIKIRKVAEAYHRALSLIFFKTHLTNEEKYQHFLSPEFIHAIGENPYNLHLVDFK; encoded by the coding sequence ATGCTGAAAAATAGACAAAACCAATTCTGGTCTGTCTTAAAGAAATTTTATCTATTTAGTTTATTATTTTTAATTCCAGGAATTGCCTTTAACTTTTTCACAGCTACCCCCACAATAGCAGCAGAAAAGATCACTTTATCGTGGGGATTACTAAAATTCTCTTTATCAGTAAAAAGCTTAGAAACTTTTGCGCGATCGGGTAAAGTCGAACCAGAATTAAACTTCTTCCTCACTAAAATCAAACCTGAACAAAAACAAAAAATTCAAAACTTTTTACAAGCAAAATATGAAGTAAAACCAGTCACAGTTGCTCGTTTAGCTTATACTTCTGTCGGAACTAAATTACTACAAAATTTAGGAGAAATAATTCAAACTCCTCAAAAAGAAAATGGTTTTTATAGTCTTCGTTCTGCCGTAATTCTTGCTGCTGCTAATCCAGAAGGTATTACACCGATCGCATTATTAAATCATTTGCCTACTGATATCGAAATCAATTTAGTTAAACTGATCAAACTAGCTAAACAAGTTAATCATCTCCTACAACAAACGGAACAATTCGTGGCTCATCTCGACGAAACAAATATTAGAGAAGATGCTCATCAAACTAATCAAATTTATCAGTTAAAGAAAGCAGGTAAATTTAAAGTTGAACAGCAAACTATTTATTTAGAAGATCGGCAAAGAAATCGTTCAATTACCTTAGATTTATATTTACCCAAACTAACTTCAACTTCAATTCCTGTAATTATTATTTCTAACGGTTTAGGAGCGAGAAGAGATCGATTTGAAGAATTAGCTCAACATTTAACATCTTATGGTTTTGCAGTAATTATACCCGATCATCCAGGAAGCGATCGCGAAAGACAATTAGCTTTTTTCCAAGGATTATATCGAGAAAATTTTGATGCTGCTGAATTTATTAACCGACCTTTAGATATTAGTTTTATTTTGGATCAATTAGAGCGAAGTAATCAGTTCCAATTCAATCATTTACTTAATTTAAAACAGGTAGGAATTTTTGGATATTCTTTTGGTGGTGCAACTGCTTTATCTTTAGCTGGAGCAGAAATTAATTTTGAACAATTAACCAAAAATTGTAGTTCGTCAACTAACTTGCTTAATATCTCTCTACTGTATCAATGTCGTGCTTTAGAACTGTCAAGAAAACAAGTTTCTTTAAGAGATAAACGTGTCAAAGCAGTTTATTTATTTGTACCTTTTAGTAATAGTTTGTTTGGTAAAGCTCAAATGAAGCAAATTAATATTCCTGTGCTGTGGGAAGCAAGCGATCAAGATATTATTACACCTTTATTATTAGAACAACTTCCATCTTTCAGTAAGTTAAAAACAACTAATCAATATTTAGTTATTGCGACAGGAATGCCTCACACTTATATCACCCGTTCCAAACAGCAAGACAAATCAGCAATTAAAATAAGAAAGGTAGCAGAAGCTTATCATCGGGCGTTAAGTTTAATCTTTTTTAAAACTCATCTTACTAACGAGGAAAAATATCAACATTTTTTAAGCCCTGAATTTATCCATGCAATTGGAGAAAATCCTTATAATTTACATTTGGTTGATTTTAAATAG
- a CDS encoding tetratricopeptide repeat protein: MIYKTLECRPDTYQAWYKQGNVLREKHCYQEALFCYEKALEYHPHDYWATYRKASVLEEMGRYAEAVADYQRATELNSYNYWAWYDCGCLYLEQLAEYEKAIAAFEQALIVHPQDYWSVYRLAEAWCKLAQYERSVAFYNRALELRPHDFWAYYRRGEALQLWGKLDEALASYEQALELKPQDRWTWYQKGLIFQQLKLWQDAIACFSRAVEIDPEFDWAWYHQGECYSLLKNTRWNNNWAIYCLEKAINLYPRKFLELALSEPVWDKYRKQAGFISLVTNKRQKYNL; this comes from the coding sequence ATGATCTACAAAACTCTAGAATGTCGTCCTGATACCTATCAGGCATGGTACAAACAAGGTAATGTTTTACGAGAAAAGCATTGTTATCAAGAAGCTTTATTTTGCTATGAAAAAGCTTTAGAATATCATCCTCATGATTATTGGGCTACTTATCGTAAAGCTTCCGTCTTGGAAGAAATGGGTCGTTATGCTGAAGCTGTAGCTGATTATCAACGGGCAACCGAATTAAATTCTTACAACTATTGGGCTTGGTACGATTGTGGTTGTCTTTATTTAGAACAATTGGCAGAGTACGAAAAAGCGATCGCAGCTTTTGAACAAGCGTTAATTGTTCATCCTCAAGATTATTGGTCGGTTTATCGATTAGCAGAGGCTTGGTGTAAACTGGCTCAATACGAACGTTCAGTAGCATTTTACAACCGTGCTTTAGAGTTACGCCCCCACGATTTTTGGGCTTATTATCGTCGTGGTGAAGCTTTACAACTGTGGGGTAAGTTAGATGAAGCTTTGGCTAGTTATGAGCAAGCTTTAGAACTTAAACCTCAAGACCGTTGGACTTGGTATCAAAAAGGCCTTATTTTTCAACAATTGAAACTTTGGCAAGACGCGATCGCTTGTTTTAGTCGAGCAGTGGAAATCGACCCCGAATTTGATTGGGCTTGGTATCATCAAGGTGAATGTTATTCTTTATTAAAAAATACTCGTTGGAATAATAATTGGGCAATTTATTGTTTAGAGAAAGCGATCAATCTTTATCCACGTAAGTTTTTGGAATTGGCTTTATCAGAACCAGTTTGGGACAAATATAGAAAACAAGCAGGATTTATTTCTTTAGTAACGAATAAAAGGCAAAAATATAATTTATAG
- a CDS encoding DUF790 family protein, with protein MLPSELLIYRQNGETVVPKKLAIDDRTCGLATEQIDCFTECLGKTQGELNQQLLELEGNSPEYRVKRGLAQLLRNHFSTFEIISPIEPQILRQKVFAQAAKNHPIPRQRNQTLEAIAHHLSQELKRRVTLEEIETGLYADLQENRILTQFDPPIPEALIHRYNLAQVQGIFYRASNIVINAHRNDPGEYKLLFRYLKLFQLMAYIEGDADTGFTITIDGPASLFKASTRYGLALAKMIPALLHVSKWSLQAKLQQRDPYSGNTRTGRFSLNSDRDQLVTHYPPGKPYDSMLETSFANSWAKMKTEWRLEREVDLVPLPGSVMIPDFRLVHPDGRDFLLEIVGYWRPEYLKKKFFQVRRADANNLILAVSERLNLEKAGVKFTELPNRLIWFKDKLSPKVVLEILE; from the coding sequence ATGTTACCTTCAGAACTCTTAATTTACCGTCAAAATGGGGAAACAGTAGTCCCCAAAAAATTAGCAATTGATGACAGAACTTGTGGATTAGCCACAGAACAAATTGATTGTTTTACAGAATGTCTTGGTAAAACCCAAGGAGAACTTAATCAACAATTATTAGAATTAGAAGGAAATAGTCCCGAATATCGAGTTAAACGAGGATTAGCGCAACTTTTACGCAATCATTTCTCTACTTTTGAAATTATTAGTCCGATTGAACCTCAAATCCTCAGACAAAAAGTATTTGCTCAAGCAGCCAAAAATCATCCCATTCCCCGCCAACGTAACCAAACCTTGGAAGCGATCGCACATCATTTAAGTCAGGAATTAAAACGAAGAGTTACCCTTGAAGAAATTGAAACGGGTTTATATGCTGATTTGCAAGAAAATCGGATCTTAACCCAATTCGATCCACCTATTCCCGAAGCCTTAATTCATCGCTACAATTTAGCTCAAGTGCAAGGGATATTTTATCGCGCCAGTAACATTGTGATTAATGCTCATCGCAACGATCCAGGAGAATATAAACTGCTGTTTCGCTATCTCAAATTGTTTCAGTTGATGGCATATATTGAAGGAGATGCCGATACTGGTTTTACTATAACGATTGATGGCCCCGCTAGTTTATTCAAAGCTAGTACTCGTTATGGATTAGCTCTCGCCAAAATGATACCTGCTTTACTCCACGTCAGTAAATGGAGTTTGCAAGCAAAGCTACAACAACGCGATCCTTATTCAGGTAATACTAGAACAGGCAGATTTAGTTTAAATAGCGATCGCGATCAATTAGTTACCCATTATCCTCCTGGTAAACCCTACGACAGTATGTTAGAGACTTCTTTTGCCAACAGTTGGGCAAAAATGAAAACTGAATGGAGACTAGAAAGGGAAGTAGATTTAGTTCCTTTGCCTGGTAGCGTAATGATTCCTGATTTTCGTTTAGTTCATCCTGATGGTAGAGATTTTTTATTAGAAATAGTTGGTTATTGGCGACCAGAATATTTAAAGAAAAAGTTTTTTCAAGTTCGTCGTGCTGATGCTAATAATTTGATTTTAGCTGTTTCTGAAAGATTGAATTTGGAAAAAGCAGGAGTTAAATTTACTGAATTACCAAATCGATTAATTTGGTTTAAAGATAAGTTATCTCCTAAAGTTGTTTTAGAAATATTGGAGTAA